The Panicum virgatum strain AP13 chromosome 3N, P.virgatum_v5, whole genome shotgun sequence genome includes the window CAACGCCACAACCTACGACCTCTGCTACCCCGCCGACGACCTGTCTCCGACTACCTAcatctacggcggcggcggcggcggtggcggcggcctcgaGCAGAACAACACGATCGCGGTGCCTCTCGTCCAGGAGGGCTCCAACTACTTCTTctccgacgccgacggcggcgcgcagtGCCAGAAGGGGATGCGCTTCGAGATCAAGGTCGAGCACGGCCAGGGCCTGCCGCCGTCGCTGAAGAACCCGCCCCCGGCGCCCAAGGAGCGCGTcctcgcgccgcccccggccgggACGGCCTTCTCGGGCACCGGCGGGGTCGAGCCTggggacggcgccggcgacaacggcggcgagggcagGAGCGGTGCATgcagagtggcggcggcgggtggccggTTCTTGGGGGCGGCAGTCGCTGTGGCGCTGGCGGCTCTGGTTGCTGCCTGAGTGGACTTGGTGGGGTCGTGATGTCAGAGATAGGAGTTCTGCCATTGGTTGTTTGGATTTCTGtatttaattttatttatatgaccttcttttgttctcagattacatcatctatatataaaatttcatggtcaaattcgtcttactctagaagttacaaaaaagacaaatttgagatgc containing:
- the LOC120666120 gene encoding cucumber peeling cupredoxin-like — protein: MARLPRLPAAAAIAVAVLAAAALPAARGASPAADDAPEYRNHTVGGADGWFFDAKANATSGNYSGWANGETFYLGDFLIFKTNDNSSVVHTTNATTYDLCYPADDLSPTTYIYGGGGGGGGGLEQNNTIAVPLVQEGSNYFFSDADGGAQCQKGMRFEIKVEHGQGLPPSLKNPPPAPKERVLAPPPAGTAFSGTGGVEPGDGAGDNGGEGRSGACRVAAAGGRFLGAAVAVALAALVAA